The nucleotide window CCATACTGGACGAAGATGGCGAAGTGCTTGCCGAGGTTGAGCGAAGTGTGCTGGTCCAGCAGCCATTGGCCGCGCGGATCGAACTTGATCACCAGCGCGAACCCGCCCAGCGCATTGACGACCGCAGCGCTGGCCACCTGGTCCTCCGTCAGCAACGGCGAATCATCCACGCGCAGCTTGATGGTGGGTTTTTTGAACATGGAAATCTCGCGGGTGAACGCCGAATTGTCCGTGGCCTCGGCGTGCACGCGGAGCACCGTTGCCTCGACCTTGTCCTTCTTGGCGGTCTGGCAGCCGCCGGCCAGCACCGCCAGCAGGACGCCCAGCAAATAGAGATTGAATCGTGCGATGCGCATATCCATAGTGGCGCTACACAAACGGAACAACCCCCGGATGTAAAGTTTGATATGGGAAAGCAAAGCAACAAGGTTCAAAAACGTCGTCGCCGCGAGGCCTACTTGAAACGGAAAAAAGCCGCCAAAAAGTCCAAGCCCGCAGGGAAGGCTGCCAAGAGCTGACCACCCTTTCACCACACGAGCCGCCCAAACCGGGCGGCTTTTTGCTTTTTTACGGCACCCACTTGACCCGGTGGCGACGGCCTGTCCCCATTGCCAGGCGGCGGTGCGATTGAGGTGGCGGGAGAATCTAAAAATGTCCTGCTTCTTTTGCGCGGGGCACAGGCAAGGCCAGTGGGAAACTGTCGGGTTGGGGATTTGTTGGAGCACTTGAATCTGGCTTCCCTCCAGCGCTGCCAGTTCGGGACGGCATTGAGCGACGCAGCATGGCGCGAGTTTGTGCTTTCCCCGTGGATTCAGGGGGCAAACGGGAACATCGGCTGGCGGCGGGAATTGTGGGAATGGCTGGCGCCGCGCGTGCGCCGCGAGACGAGTGTTGCCGCCGCCGCGCAGATTGTGGCGCGGGAGCTACGGCTGAGGATTTGCTTGAAGCCGCAGACTTCAAGCTTGCACATCGTTGCCGGCCTGCTGGGCTTCCGGCCAGACGGATTGTTCGCATTGGGGTCCGTTGCGGGTGGCCGCGCTTCGTTCCGCCGGCGTTCCCGCCAAACTGGACGCTGCTGGCGACGCCCAGATTTTCGATTCTGGCAAATGGGAAAAAGTTTCCCCCGCGTTCAGTGGGTCTCTTTGAATCATGCGCGGCGCCAGACTTTCGGCTTCCAAAGCACAAGGCAAGTTGTTCACCGCTTTTTTGCCGGCTGTGGATGACTGGTGAACAGCGTGGCAATAACCGGCCGTGACGGGTGTTTTCATGCGGAAAACCGCGGTTTGTTGGGGAAAGCTCAGGGGCCGTTTGGTGAACAACCCGGTGGACAACAATTCGTTGGCGGCGGCGTGTTCCGTGGTAATCTGTCACCAGTTCATTGAAAGAACTGAAACGGTTGGCCGGTGAAAAAATTGTCGGCGGTCGTTTCAAGGATACGCCCGGGTGACCGGGGAAAGGTTGGGTCAGGCTGGTTGGCGCAACCCTTCGAAGGCAGATTGAAACACATCAGGCCGGAGAGGCAGAATTCACCAGTTCCTCTGGCGGTGTTCGCGCACCGTCAGGCAAACGCGAAACAGGAACTTGGCAGCCAGGGGCGATGAGAAACCGCTCCGAGTTGAGTCAAGTAACCCAGGTTGGTTTCAGACTTGGGTGAATCGCAGTTACCCAGAGGGTAGTGGTTGCTACTGTGCACCAGCACGGACGGATGACTCTGGCGGCCCGGAGAGATCGGGGTCAGCCAAACGAAAGACGCCGAAAGGCGGGACAAACTGAGCATCCGCACCGGGAAGGACACGGAGTCGCGGCAAGACTCGTGAAAAACTTCCGGACGTCGGCGATGTTAAAAACGGCACCGCCGGACTGTGAGGCGAAGGCAACCTGAGAGTTAAGAGGCGAGACCCGTGGCTTGGGGCCAACGCACCGCCAAAAGCGGTGGCCGTCCTCAGGCTAAGTGGTCAAGACGCGCAACGAGTCGCAGACGTGTCTTGATCTGGTTCGCAGGCCGGTGGCGCAACCACCAGTCAAAGCGAGCTGAAAAGCTTCACTCGAAATCCAGTTGCGGCGACGCGCTGGACGGCCCTGCTACGAGGCCGGAGACTCCGCTTGCCGTGGAGAATAGCGTCGGGAAGCTGGCAGCCCCGGAGGCGCCTAATGCCAGCATGGGAAAGAGAGCATGGCGAACTCCCATCCCCCACTTTGGTCCCCGTTCGGCCGCAAGGCCGGGCGGGGATCTTTGTTTTTAAACGTGAAAATAGTAGTTGCGCTCAACTCACTTTGCGCCTATCTGTTGGCGCGTCGAAGGATTGGTTGGCTGTGACGGGGTGTTTGACGGGTCACAGTGGCTTCACAAAGTTCATTATTTCAGCCTCTTAGGGCTTTTCTGGATTCCTTTGGCGCATCGTTTTTATGAGCAACGCGAACAATAATTCGCCCACCGACCTGGGTTCTGGGTATCTCGAAATCTCCGAGAAGGGATTTGGCTTTCTGCGCACCGCGCAAAACCATTACCACCCCAAGCCGACCGACATTTTCGTCACGCCCGATACCATCAAACGTAATTTTCTGCGGGAAGGCGCGCACATCGAAGGCGCCACCCAGCCGCCCCACCGCGGCACCAGCCCGCAACTGCGTTCCGTGCTCAAGGTCAACGGCATGCCCTTCGAGGAATACGTCAAAGCCGTCCGGTTCGAGAACCTGACGACGATCGACCCGATCGAAAAGTTCAAGCTTGAGACCACCCCGGACGCGTTGGAAACGCGCATCATTGACCTCGTCACGCCCATCGGCAAGGGCACGCGCGGCCTGATTGTCGCCCCGCCGCGCACGGGCAAAACCACCGTGCTCAAGCAAATCTGCAATGCCATCACCACCAATCATCCGGACGTTCACTGTCTGGTGCTGCTCATTGACGAGCGGCCCGAGGAAGTCACCGACTTTCAACGCTCGGTGAAGGCCGAAGTGGTGGCCTCTTCAAACGACCAGGACATCGACACGCACGTCCGCCTTTCGCGTTTCATGATCGAGCGCTGCCGCCGGATGGTGGAGGCGGGCAAGGACGTCTTTGTGCTGTTGGATTCGCTCACCCGGGTGGCCCGCGCCTATAACAGCGCGCACGGCGGCTCAGGCCGCACGATGACCGGTGGCGTGGACGCCCGTGCGCTCGAAATCCCGCGCAAGATGTTTGCCTCCGCCCGCAAGATCGAGCATGGCGGCTCGCTCACCATCATTGCCACCGCGCTGGTGGA belongs to Verrucomicrobiia bacterium and includes:
- the rho gene encoding transcription termination factor Rho, whose amino-acid sequence is MSNANNNSPTDLGSGYLEISEKGFGFLRTAQNHYHPKPTDIFVTPDTIKRNFLREGAHIEGATQPPHRGTSPQLRSVLKVNGMPFEEYVKAVRFENLTTIDPIEKFKLETTPDALETRIIDLVTPIGKGTRGLIVAPPRTGKTTVLKQICNAITTNHPDVHCLVLLIDERPEEVTDFQRSVKAEVVASSNDQDIDTHVRLSRFMIERCRRMVEAGKDVFVLLDSLTRVARAYNSAHGGSGRTMTGGVDARALEIPRKMFASARKIEHGGSLTIIATALVDTGSRMDELIFQEFKGTGNMEIILDRKLSDRRLFPALDIPRSGTRKEEKLFPAKNLDAIRKLRRMMVDLNPIEAMETLQNACRKYKTNDELLAQLK